agtgttatttaatattattttcatattaagGCCAAATCCTGCTAACTTTAACAATGTTGACTTGAACTAGAGCTTGGACAAAGGTGGTGCGATACCTTTAACTAACAGCTTGAGCAAGATTGACCTTCCCAGAATTGAACATGCAATGCGACAGGCCAGCAAAGGACGTTCCAAGCAAAGTGCAGAGCATACAATCTCCTTCAGACATAGTGAGCTTGTTTTCCTtacattattctgtttttttttcttcgatatatttgtatttacatcTAGAATTTCTTGCTATAGGTCAGATTATTGTTTCCAAAGTGTATCTGGGCAACAGTACACCTGTCAGAGAGGGAAAACCATTCTACAGAATGAGCTATCCCACAGTCGACTCTGTGTACTGTGATTTGGATATCAGGCAACAAACTGCATTGGGTGAAGGTATACAATATCCTACAAGGCatgaaaaatgcaatttttaGCTGTTATTTGCTGAGTGTCAttgtctctttgtgttttccatGAAGGAGGATCGTACTCCCTTAGGCAACACACTGGCCTTTGTCACCAAAGACAGTGGTTTGTGTTTGACCATGAACTTGTCCTGCCTGAGTACATCATATATTTTGAATACATCACAAAGGTAATTAAGTAATCTATGCTGTTATTCTATCACCCACTTTGTTTTTGACCATGCAACCAAATTTTGGATGCATGGCTTTGAACCAAAACTTAGAAATAACATTCTGACTTTCTTGTCactcctttttttccttctttttttaaacatttatttagtaCACATTGAAGTCAATACTATACTTGTTTACCTGCCATTGATGTTCCATTCTTTAAATATCTGATGTTTTAACTAGAGCCAAGAACAATCTGTATTGTGGAACCTCATCATTGAAAAAGATAATACTCCATCCATTGATATAGACATGGAAGTCTTAAACATGGAGCCTGTACTGAAAACACAACCCAAATATTTGAGCATAAATGAGGAAATTATGCTTAATGTGGCCCAAGCCAATGTCCTGAGTCAGATCACTGTAAGTCATTTGGTTTCTTAAATGACTACTTGCTTTTGAAGCCATTTTGATCATACTCACAGGAAACTGACAAAAACTTGTACTGACCACATCTCCAGGTGTTGAACCTTCATGGCAACAGTTTAAGTAAAATAAAGGAGATTTCCCACCTCAGAGCTCTGCAGCATCTCACCATCAGCTTCAATGAGTTCACTTGCCTGGATGACATTTCTCACATGGTAAAAGTgtataaaagaaaatgtctgTGTGTACTCATAAGACAGCACTATTTTTGCAGTaaattgtttctgtttatttaatgaCATTCTGTATTGTGTACATAAATTGGGAATTTTGGAAAACAGCAAAACTGTACATATTTCCatttattatctgttttttttaattgtagccCAACCTTGAGTTTTTGGATGCCAGCTTTAACCAGCTTGTGACCCTGGAGGGGCTGAGGGCATTGGGAAAGCTCAAAGAGCTTGATGTTTGCTGGAACAAGTTGAGCAAAGCCAGAGAAGAATCAATTGTGCTGGGGAAACAGGCACCAGCTTTGCTAAAGCTGAATGCTAAACACAACCCCTGGAAGAGAGTGGGTTATTTTAtcgaataaaatgaaattaaaaacatggAACAACAAGGGGCTGTAAAAGCTGTTTTCCTTTTCCAGCCTGAAGAAGTCAGAGAGACCATACTGGGCCATCTAACAACCCTCACTCATCTGGATGACATGATGGTAACAGAGGAGGAGTCTTCTAATGCTGTTCAAATGGTTGCCAGAGCCATGATTAACCAGGTTAAGATACTGAAAGTTAATTTAtcgtgtaaaaaaaattagaacatGGTCCAATGAAGGATGTGGTACAGGCTGTGAACATCTAAttgtttatttcatcatttgCTAAGATCCAATCACGTCTTTGTCCCTAGGCATGTCTTCTGACTCACTCGCGTACCAACAGTCACCGTCCCCGCAATCTTAGCCTGCTGTCAGGAGCCCAGCTCCTATGTAATCTCAGTCCAGCACCCTGGAGCCTGAACAAAGAACTTGAGTCTGACTGGACTGCAAAGGTGAGGAACATAATGTATAATGTACATTTGTAGCTTCAGCTGTATTACATGTATTAAATTCAAAAGATAAAAGCAGATTTATACATTTGTGTCACTTGATTTTGTCTAGATCACCGCCTTGAGTCTTGACAACCAGAGAATTTCCAAACTGGACAATCTGAAGATGCTGATCAATCTGCGATGGGCCTCCTTTAATGATAATGACATTTCCAAAGTGGAGGGTCTCGATAACTGCTTAAAGCTGGAGGAGCTTTctttcaacaacaacagcatcagCACTCTCAGTGGTTCGTCACACTGTCAGCTCCACAATGAAATTACTATTTTGCAACATTAAGATCcatttgtgtgtggctccgcggtgcactggcgtcgtgcccggagtgtcccctgcctaaCGCCCTATGCCGGCTGAGATAGtctccagctcccagtgacccgctacggcggatgaagcggcagaaaatgaatgaatgaaagatccATCatgtgcattattattatttgtgtacCTGCCTTTTCATTTTATCAGGCCTGCCAAAACTGCATTACCTGACAAAACTCAGTGTGGATGGGAATCTGCTGTCCAGCCTGGAAGAGTCAGTCCTAGGTCACCTGCCCAAACTGTCTTTTCTGTCAGTGGAGAATAACTGCATCAGCTCCTTGAATGGAATCAAGAGACTTCTCTCCCTTCGTGAGCTCTATATCGGCTACAACAACATTTCTGTGTCACAAGATATCTGCTATCTGAAGGTAAGTGAGAGAGAAATATCAATGGAAGACACTAATATGGAGCGGTAGGGGCTCAGAGAGGACTTCATTCAATGATCGAAGGATTGGTGGTTCAATTCCTGTTCACCTAGTCATATTTCGTtctgtccttgggcaagacactctATCCTCTTTGCCTCCAGTCAGGGacccactggtgtgtgaatgtatgtgatTGTTCCAGTGGTGGTTGGAAAGGCCATTGGCGTGGATTGGTTGCCACGTTTTTGTAGCcacagggcagctgtggctacacacgtagtctaccatcaccatgtacgaatgaggagtgaatgaataatgcaaCCACTGTGAAGCACCTTGAGTCTCTAGAAAAGTGCTATGTAAatgtaattcattattattaattggtTTCAGATTATTATAGTATGTTGCTTGTGTGCTCTTGTTCCCTAACAGTGCTTAAAAGACCTCATCATTCTAGACCTTTGTGGGAATCCTTTATCGACAAAACTGAAAAACTATGAACTGTATGTAATATTCCAACTTCCTTTCCTCAGAGCTCTGGATGGCATTGAGGTGGTATGTACTGAAATAGCAACCAGCTGAATTTTATACATATTTTGATGGTGAAAGTTTTCGTTATTGACTTGTCTTCAGTGTATTTTTCCTACAGGACACAAATAAGTCTGAAAGTGCAAAGCTTATGTTTGAAGGAAGACTAATCCCTGACATTGTAGCACAAACGCTTGGCCACTCAAACTTCTCAGACCTCACTTACCTTAGCCTGAAGTGTTGCTCCATTAGGTAATAGCTTGActctgcagacagacaaacacacacccaaaaaTGAGCACAATGATGTTGACTTGCTGTTGTGTGTATTACCCAAATTaagttttttgtttcctttgtaCCCAGGACAGTTGATCTTGATCCATCAGACATTTTCAATAGCTTGTACTGTGTCAACTTAGACCACAACAACCTCACATCTTTCTCTGGCCTCATTTACCTGCCCAACATCCAAGTAAACATTACACTGAATGCTAAAAATCAACATGGTTTTACATTAACTTAAGCTGTGGACAAATCAAAAATTTCTAATGTTGTCTTCTCAGGGTTTGAGTCTAAATCACAACCATATTGAGTCCATCTTCCCGAGCCAGAAAACTCacctcacaaaaacacagaaaatgtacAGCAACATTCCCTCCAGTGGGTATGGTAAACAGAGCTCTTCCAATGGCAAAGGGTGAGTATACTTCTTACTTTAATAATTCTTGAATTACTGTTCATTTTACATCACTAATTGTCAAGTGTCGGCTGCAGCTGAAGGTGATGGCTGTGACCATCAGGTGGCAGCACTCACCAGACAAATGTTTAAACAATCTCTTGACATTTTCATCAGATGTGTGTCACAGTCGTTGCCTATAAACCATACAAACACTGCTTCCAGGTGCTTAAATTGGATGACtagatatttattttctgtttctaaaTTTTCGTGTATGTATTGGTAATAATCAAGTAGGAGGTTAATACCACTTTACACATTGATGTCAGTGAGCTACCACACAGGTTGCTGGCCTGACGGACGGAAACACTTACACTTTCAATTTATTGCACAAGGACGCTTCAACATGCGGCTAAGAGGGGGGTTGAACcacaacctgctctaccaccGACCACCTGACCATAATGTGAtcttccaaatatttttttttcatatagaGTACAGTAACAGCATGCTTTTGATAGCTCTGACTACTTGTGATTAGTCCTGGGCATTGGCACCTGTAATGTCTGACTAGTTGAATGAGGCAATAGGAGGGAGAAAAACATGTTACACTACAAACAAAGATGTGAAAAACTCTTTCTGTGACTATATGGCAGGGAAACTTGGCCCAACTGCAGTCTAGAGCCACTGATGAGCAGTCTGGAGATTCTGTATTTGAGTTACAATGGGATTTCCAATATGGCCAATCTACAGCTCAGCAGGCTCACCAATCTTAAAGTGCTCTTTCTTCAAGGTATGTAAGGTTGGGATAGCACTCCCCCCTCACAAATACtgttaaagtgtgttttataCAGCCTGTGAAAAGACAAGCACTGAGAGCGAAGTCTTCCGCTGACCTGAGGCCAGGTGGGCGATgagacacaaagaaaagaacaactGACTGTCTTTTCAACAGCTTTTGATGGATTTGATTGTGCTTGAGCTTTGTGTTGTCAGGTTGATTTGTCCCACAAAATAAACCTGACTTACGCTttggtcttttttcttttgcttagAAAAGTTAACAAGCTGTCTCTGCAATTTTGATGTCTTTCACACCTGGGGCAAACAAGCCAACAAATGTTTATCATTGTGTTAAATTGCTACCTTTAATGTTATTCAGTGTGTGAAATTTACTCTCcgattttattttcagaaatcTCAAACAGTTGTTTCTGATATTGTTCCATTGTTTTGATAATGTCTTCTCTTCTCAGGTAATGACATCAGCCATGTGGAAGGACTGGAAGGCCTTGGCCAGCTCAGAAAGCTTGTACTAGACACGAACCGGATCAACGTTCTGGCTCATAACTCTTTAGTCAACCAGACTGCCTTGTTAGAACTGCACCTAGCAGAGAACCGGATCCGTGAACTCAGCCATCTTGATTCTTTGACTGAGCTTCGCAAGCTGTTTGTTAACGTGAACAAGTTGCAGGTATTGTCCTCAGGGTACAAGGGCTTTCTcgtatcatgtttttttttttagtgtctgTATTCAGATCTTTTTAAAATGAGGTGCTTGAATGATTCTCCCCACAGTGATTTCTTAAGATGACCATCAAGGACACTATAagcttttgtgcattttttttcattttctataaACAGAATGTAACAGATGATTCAATACATAGGCAGTATCGCCTGATATTTGATATTAGGCACCAACTACTAGTATCTTACTCCATATAGACCTGGAGATATGCTCTATATAATACATatctttaaaaatgcaaatcagccaacagaaatacaaaatactAGCATGCGCTTGTCTTGTAAACATCTCGTGAGGCAGCGATCAATGTGGTTGGCAACAGGTCTGAGTTAGGAGAGCAAAGACTCATGGGAACCTTAATTTTTCAAAGTGATGTTTAATTGATGTTGTGTTAATGGTTTAAGtgtgatgtttgatttttatgtttgtgtcacTGGAACAGTTTAAGTTTTATTAACGTAGCTACCATGTCTGAATCTCCTGGTGTGTTTAACAAGAACAGCTTGATCATTTTTCCAACTAAAATGACTAAATGAGTCcttcaaacaaaaagaaagaatagatataaacataaatatgcGTATTTATATTGTTGTACGTATAACTACTTCTAGCCTATAGGTATGTATAGGTCTGTGGTTTTTGCCTCATCTATTTAATTATACCTGCTGGTAGGAGCCTAGATATTGATTGTAGCATTCTTTAATGTCTACTGTGATACAAAAATGATGAATATGATGAAATAGTGAAATGAGTATTGTATCGCATTTTTAATCTACCatgtgtgatagaaaagtttcagctaaaatgaaaggaaaggtgtacaaaactatggtgagaccagcgatgttgtttggtctagagacagtgtcactaaagaaaagacaggagacagagctggaggtagcagagatgaagatgctgaggttctctttgggagtgacgaggatggataggatcaggaatgagtacatcagagggacagcacatgttagaggttttggagataaagtcagagaggccagcctgagatggtttggacatgtccagaggagagatagtgaatatattggtagaaggatgctgagttttgacctaccaggcaggaggcctagaggaagaccaaagaggaggtttatggatgtagtgaaagaggacatgaaggtagttggtgtgagagaagaggatgcagaagacagggttagatggaggcaattgatttgctgtggcgacccctgaagggaaaagccaaaaggaaaagaagaagaagaatgtgtagtcatgacaacaacaaaaattctgCCTTCACAAACATCCTCTCTACCTCTGGAGGCTGAGCCCCCACAAAAGTCTGACCCTAAAACTGCCCTTGATTCAGTGTATAAAGTATAGTAATCACGAGTCATTATTACCATACTGTGGCAAGTGAGAGGTGCCGTTTAGGAGAATCAAGTTTGATTGAAGGTTAAGGCTGTGTGTatgaagaaagaggagaacAATCAAGACAACGTGCAATCACCTTTTCAGTCTGCGACTGCTTCTCACCCGGGGCGAGTGATTTGCATTTTGTGTTGCCAGATCTTGCCTCCCTTCACTTCCTTAATGTTTTCATGCATTCAATTAAGACATGAAATGCAGCAATCATCCCAGCACCACAGGTCTAACAGTGGGAACATCTTTGAGTTACAGACAACTCCAACCATAAACCTGCAAAGGAtaggaagccccccccccccaataccCTGTTGCGTGCCCAAACTCTCCCTTCAGATTAATGAGAGCTCACACATGTAATCTCTCTCATTTCATCTGCTGCTCTTATCCTCCTCCGTAGATCAAAAATTACAGAAGGTCCAGGCAacctgtggaaaaaaataaagtatttttaaaagaaaaaaaactttaaataatctatattctctttcttttcatagGACATTGAACAACTGAACAAACTAGACGCTCTTCCTTTGCTGACAGTGCTCTCTGTTGCTGGCAATCCTGTGAGTATTTCAGGTGTTGGagcattaaaaacaattaaCTGATGTGAACTTGGAAAAATGATCATCCATGTTCACTTTACCAACATGAACTCTGACGTACTATTCAGGCATGGAACATGCTGAGCTCCatcacctgtaaaaaaaaaaaaagaagtagaaaCCTGCTCACAAGCTCTACTTCTcacttgcacacacaaaaacatacactcACCCTGTCTAAGTCAGTAGTTCCAAATTAAGCGATTACATGATGGGCCATCTGCTGTGCCTCAAACTGGCAGCATCACAGACAAATCTGTCGACCAAATGGCAGGGTACTATTGGCCCCGTTATACCACCCATCTGGAGTTAATGGATCAGGCCTGAGCGGAGCCACAGGGCCATGCTCAGCTGTAGTGGCCTCTGACCCAGCCCCCCCATTTCCCACAGGAAGGGTTAATCCTGCCAGGGGGTAGAGGCCAGCAGCCACCCCAGAGACAATACCTCCTGCTGATGGCAGCAGGAGATCTCTACCTCACCCATATTCCCTCAGCAAAgtctgtctcttcctctctgctggaTATCCGTTGGCATGTATTCCCAACTTGATCACAGCAGTAGTGTCATGCAGGAACATAAAGTTCTGTGACTGATCACGATGAATATCTATCCTTGCCAGGGAGTGCCCTCAGCTGGGTATGGAGCTGCCTGCTGCTGTCAGCTGGGTCACTGAAACAGTCGGTAACCACATCGGTGCCCATCATTCTGATCCAATGATGTTGGAGGACAGAGTTTGCCACGAAGCCAGGGATAAAACTGATGCATGTGGCTGACAGTCTGCATTGTTTATCAAACAGacactttctttttcctccaggTGGCCAAAAGCTCTCTTTACAGAAGCAAAGTGGTGCTGCGTCTGTCAAAGCTACAAGTCCTGGATGGAGTGACGATTACCTTGGAAGAGAGAACGAGGGCTGAGCTCCTACTCACCAAGTCACCAGTGAGAACTGCACTGAACACCTGGGTTGTGGAAAAAATTACACAACAATCTTACACTTAAAAACACTGGAGACAAAACTATACATAATTAAAGCATCAGCATTTAACCCCCATAATTTAATACCTGGCAGTGTGAGGACAATTTGAAAGCATTGAGATCTTCAGCATTGAGATCTTCAGGTTCAGGTCTGCAGCCTGCCTGGCTGCAGACCTGAACACATTCAGTTAATATAAccaaaaaaatgaagatgttgtagaaaatacaaacaggatTAGGAAGAAGGTCAGTTTTTCTGGAAAGGATATTTCATTGCAACACTTTCATGTTCCCTTTCCTTCTTTGTATCACACAGTGAGAATGACAGAATGTCAAATGACCTGATACCTTGTTTGTGTTAGAGGCTCACATAGGACGTTATTGTGTAAAATGTATTCCAgcttaaataaatgaaattgcagCAACTAAAGTACACAAAAAAGGGAACAGCCTAGATCAAACTAATACTGATTCTTTCATGTTATGAGGGACCAGTGCAGTAATTCTACTACAGCTCTGAATTAAGAGCAGGATAAGCCTGCTGGCCTCATCCTGCTGATTAGATGAAATGTGCCCAGCCGATAATGCACCAGTGGATTTACAGCCTATTAGCCAGGTCATCATGAATCCCTCTGCTAGTTAAACCTATAGTAGATATGAAAATGACAGAACATACAGTAGATCCTGGGTATTCTGATTAGGACACTAACCTTCTCTGTTGACTCTTACAACCACCTCCTCAGTTGCCACTCTCAGTTAAAGCCTGTGACGTCTGCTGTTTGAATTTCAACATTGTTATGAGCAGGCGTTACTGTTACCCGATATTGATGCTCATATATGTGAAAGAACTAGTTCTTTAATTGTCAGTCCTCTCCCAAATGTATTATTGGAGTGAGAGACAGCAATGATTGATGTAGTCCTAGGAAGGATGAGAAAAAATGAACAGGTCATGAGGTATCTACCAAGCGTCTAATTCTTTTTATAATGTACTTTTCTTTGTTATACTTCCTAtataacatttaacatttctaTTTAGCAATGCCACCAATGTAGTCCAGCTTCTCTTCCTTCTACTGACATAAACCCACTTGGAATTACACCCCTCATGCCTCGATACGTCCCTCTAAGAGGAATCAACGGAGGTGGAGGGCTGCAGAACTCTCCAGACAAAACGGACGAGGCCCGTGAGTGTGGCATCGCTCTAATACAGATAATTATTTGATATGACTTTCCAGAGCAAACTTAAGATCATCACAAAAAGTAT
The Antennarius striatus isolate MH-2024 chromosome 17, ASM4005453v1, whole genome shotgun sequence genome window above contains:
- the lrrc9 gene encoding leucine-rich repeat-containing protein 9; its protein translation is MIRLRSKQRQLPDKQLIKELCEANEVSYTNIAEEGNTVVSIEMFLHGFPRMVGLSFFTTLSQLTIVGQDIEHIEALESCQELQELWVAECCLTRISGLQNCLQLQKLYLYDNNIFEITNLESQVNLKVLWLNNNRISEIKGLNTLKNLKELNLADNYIEKCGHSLDSNTSLENLNLSGNKISSFQEITMLANLPHLTELALNDPMSPPNPVCLLRNYATHVLYHIPGLRRLDTHDVSSKQIKEAAESTVMTNLMYYSMRMRTARRNFESTQLSLMDRKKSLLRVSEECIRRLSHTLKSLERELSKLSRVCKTSANKSDDRSSQLVEGLADGRDEINTTHDAAMEDQIHCKTEALKKSLVLWNSRLNKIEAEHKQDLILARNMMDYTVQFLLMELKSVENICLKEGCSTDPWYTSCCNLLLSRFCHSDFRVHKISGLKIKRIFRIQNNVLRLRFDDKLHSILVRKDRGNISQNYKHQMQYLFHMSDPEKSHQKEELLSILEEGFQTPGPFKSLDKGGAIPLTNSLSKIDLPRIEHAMRQASKGRSKQSAEHTISFRHSQIIVSKVYLGNSTPVREGKPFYRMSYPTVDSVYCDLDIRQQTALGEGGSYSLRQHTGLCHQRQWFVFDHELVLPEYIIYFEYITKSQEQSVLWNLIIEKDNTPSIDIDMEVLNMEPVLKTQPKYLSINEEIMLNVAQANVLSQITVLNLHGNSLSKIKEISHLRALQHLTISFNEFTCLDDISHMPNLEFLDASFNQLVTLEGLRALGKLKELDVCWNKLSKAREESIVLGKQAPALLKLNAKHNPWKRPEEVRETILGHLTTLTHLDDMMVTEEESSNAVQMVARAMINQACLLTHSRTNSHRPRNLSLLSGAQLLCNLSPAPWSLNKELESDWTAKITALSLDNQRISKLDNLKMLINLRWASFNDNDISKVEGLDNCLKLEELSFNNNSISTLSGLPKLHYLTKLSVDGNLLSSLEESVLGHLPKLSFLSVENNCISSLNGIKRLLSLRELYIGYNNISVSQDICYLKCLKDLIILDLCGNPLSTKLKNYELYVIFQLPFLRALDGIEVDTNKSESAKLMFEGRLIPDIVAQTLGHSNFSDLTYLSLKCCSIRTVDLDPSDIFNSLYCVNLDHNNLTSFSGLIYLPNIQGLSLNHNHIESIFPSQKTHLTKTQKMYSNIPSSGYGKQSSSNGKGETWPNCSLEPLMSSLEILYLSYNGISNMANLQLSRLTNLKVLFLQGNDISHVEGLEGLGQLRKLVLDTNRINVLAHNSLVNQTALLELHLAENRIRELSHLDSLTELRKLFVNVNKLQDIEQLNKLDALPLLTVLSVAGNPVAKSSLYRSKVVLRLSKLQVLDGVTITLEERTRAELLLTKSPQCHQCSPASLPSTDINPLGITPLMPRYVPLRGINGGGGLQNSPDKTDEAHKNKHSNATLNGQTAVNFRHTQKPENSLKTTDILLAGNKVIVTCPKQEQNNKFPRSAKPSPCSGQKRRT